The sequence CCGTGACGTTTGCATGCCACTCAGTGGGGTTATACGTTTCCGGTAAAATGCTAAAATAAACCGTCCTCGATGCTGAAGCTATACGCACTTCTCTCTCGcttttttttccgatttatattattattgtttttactataacattttttttcattttatttttcccacATATATATCTAACGTCAACTGCTGTTTCAgctgcatttatttttaaaaaattattttatgccgtttaaaaaatatatttcatatttgaatatatatatagatatttgtaatagtaaattattaaaaggtCAAAGGAAAAAGGCAAAAAAGTGTAAGAAATACTTTAGTTGGTTCAGAGCAATTATTCTTGCGaccagattttttaattgattaaaacaCCCACGAgtagcaaaaaataattaaatgagttAGTGATAGAAAATGACTTGCTATAAGTTTgtcatgttatttaaaaaagtttaatacaaaaaatacattaaataaagttgtaattttttatttaacgctAATAACTTGTCTGTAAAATGtgattactaaaaattaaaataaaatgtcatactataaaaataataaaggtACAAAagatatatgtttatatatacatatacatatacttaaAGATCGAACTTTCTCACTATATATTCTTGGtctttatatttgttttaactGTCGAGAAACAATGCCCGACTGTCGTGAACAAACTCCATGACGTTCTTTGTACACTGAACAATGCTCTTAGCCCAGTAAGTATATAGTTTGCGCATTCGTTGCGTTAGCAAGTCTGTTTTGTCTCTTCTCTGGGTAAACATGAATGGAGTGTTTTGTGAATGTCTGCatacaattataaatgaagAAAAGGAAATGAAATGAAGGAGTGAGACCAAGagaattttaatacaaaaaaaaatcataaataaaaaggaaaatatataaatgtggaGAGAGAGCAAGAGAGAAATAAACTAGGATACAGGAAGTAGCATAATACTGAAAATACTCTTCATTgcgtcaataaattttaaagagtttacctttcttcttctttacgaatttgttatttttttttctttttttaagaaaattgctGGGTATACTTATCCCTCGAGAAAAAACTATGTAGTGCAAGGGGCATTTGACGTCACATGACGCCGAGGGAGCTATGAGTATTTGAAACGTTACGTCGGATAAGGCCACGAGACCAGCAGCGAAAAGAGGACAGAGAAGGTCGAGAGGGCCGAGAGTAATAAAGAGTAAGAAGGATATGCATTAagctcatttttatttttttttctcttcaactTATAACTCAACTCTGGGCTATGTAAAGCTTTTGTTTTCTTCTcgctattttaaatttatcatctttTCTTAATTCTGTTTCGTCATTTCATAGATTGGAGTCCAGTATCCAGCATACAATTCTGTACAGTTTTCACCAGCAAGTTAACTCTCCTGGTTTTCTTCCTTCTTTGGAAATGAGGCCACGCATGCCCTCTTGCCCCGCAATATCACGTACATCAGCATCATAACCGATTTATTTGCACGCTCACAATTGCAAATCCTTTgggatagaaaatttatagtatTCTTAATTAACTGTAGGTTcgttaattatacttttttttaaaataaaatatttattttatcttcataTGTGTACTGGGAAATAAATACTGAatacgtgatttttttttctagattaaattatcgttttttatttttatttaaaccacgTTTGTCATGTTTGCCTCACCACCTCCCTCAACTCAGCCATCCGCTATTTCATTCTATACATCTTGCTTGCTCTTTCGTGTTTTAGTTGTCGAGTATCCCAATACCACCACTATCACAACCACCACCTACACCCCACTCCCACGATCAATGCTCGCAAGCCAAGCGACATGGTTGCCCTCTATCCCGACATTTCTCCTTCTATTCTCCCGCCGATGAAAGCTCGAGTACTTGTCGAGTGTATAACttgtatgtacatacatattgTATGATGATGACCAAGTACTGACACGCAAATAAAATCTAAGAAGCTCATATTTATGTTACTGTATGTCAACAATAAAAGATGAtaatagatgataaaaaatcctgtatgattaaatttcttttcttttttttttttataatgggACTAAGATTGAATGCTTGATGTACTGGACGTGTACTTAAacaagttattataaattcaaaaaataaaaaagaaagtatGAAGGGTATTAGTCACGAGAAGGCAAGGCAATGGTGATTAGGGGGTAGCAATTGTCGGTCACGAATCCACCGCAAGAATTACTGTAGGCTTTAACCCAGAAACCTAGAGGCATACATAGCGCTCAATGGGCACCATTCATTCATTGGTGTACAGGAGGTCAGTTTCACCCTGTGCTTTCTATTGCCAGACTAAAGTATAAATACcacgtgaaaaaataaaggaaaaaagaATCAGCGAAAGagaaatcaaattaattaaaggcgcgtaaaaaaaaataaagtactcTCGTTGATTAgaacgataaaaataacacaaataaaaaaaaaaaacaaaaataaataaaaaataggttGAAATGTTTAATATCGATCATTGGACATGTTAATTATGCCTCGTGGCACAATAAAGCCACCGCAGGtacaatgattttaaaaatattttttaaattccagaGGAAAATCCATTGAAACAAGAGGTACGCTTGAGTAAGTTTAATTAGTTGACTGAAAAAGTTTTCtgtaagaagaaaaaaaataaattaaagaaaagaaaataagagaagagaataaatattattttcacccgcgtgacttttatttttttttgtatagatGATAAAATAGGCTGGTGTGGTTTTAAATGTGCATGTTTCTGAAGCATCCTCGTGGGGTGCATCCGACCGAGGGTGTGTAAATGTGTACACCGCCACCCCTTGTATACGTATTATCGTTCCTTTGATTATTCTCGAGTGTCAAATGAAGGGCCTGAAGATCTGTAAGAGAGCTGCTTTGGTATAGTAACGAGGTCGCGCTTTAGCTCACTATGACATTCTCAAGGGTGTATGTGAATTACTCGAGTGATAATTATACGATAGgcatagataaatttaatgaaccAAGTACATATACCAGTAGCAGTAAGTggttaacataaaaataaaagaaaaaatgagtAACGAGATATTGGAGTGTCTCGTGGGAATAGTACATGAATAATGCACTCGCAAACCGAGTGATTGagtatatgaatatttaaaggtACATAAATAAGTGCAtagatgtatgtatgtatatatgtatatgtatatttatgataagAAAAAGGGAGTATGTGATTACCTTCGCAGATGTAGTTCCCCTGTCCAATGATGCCCCAGAGCCGATCGGTGCAGCTATGGCAGAACGTAGGTTTGTGGAACGTTTTCTGTCTAAAGCTGTGCCCGTGGCTAGCTGGAGTATTGGCCGAGGCCGACGCCATGTTCCCCGTTCCACCGCGGCGCCGTTCACGCCAGATTTTCACCGTGAAGCTACGCAAGGCGCAACGCGCTACCACATTACATTTCTTCTATGTTATTTCGAAACCGTACGCGAACATTTCGCTGCTGCCAAGGGCACTCCCGTTTAACGAGTTCGACGTGCCTAAAGCGCATTTCCGGAGGCTTGCCTTGATGTGCCCACTACAACACAGCTGACCATCACTACTGGGGTCTAAgagtttctttatttttttttttcttttttttctttttacgatTCGCGCATCCGTCAAACGGAGCAGGCCACTGGATGGTTACGATCTGCTGGCATCGGCTCCAATTCGTAACCGAGGGAGGGCGCACGTCGTTGACTATTCAGGCGGCTGCTCCTATGTCACCCTGATAAAGAACGTGCGCAAGCTCACTTGGAGCGACGCGAGCCGACGTATTTTATCCACACCAAgccttacaaaattttatctctTCATATATCAAAGACTTCTTCACCGATATTTAGTTCaaattacacttttttatctctttaaatattacttttttttacaattgtaatttgaaactgtaaatattattgagaATGAcagtaatgataatgatgatgatgatgatgatgatggtgctGATGATTAcgataatgtaaaataatatcgatgatagtgattattattattattatttgtcacatcaacaataacaacaacaataataatacgaCGGCGACGTACGTACGACGGTTGACGTCGGTACGGCGCGGCCACTAGCTACATGCCACTACACCACCACGACCCACACTATGGTCAACTTAGAAGTACTCTGAGCAGAGTAGTCGTCTATAAAATCGACAGACCACAAGCTGAAAGACTAGCAGTCCCTTCTTAAGCTTTTTACGCCATCACCATCAAGACGTCACTAAATTCCGCGCCGACGCGTAAACATCCTCCACTACTAGATGCACATCACACATGCGCTTTTACCCGCGATACCCCGCGTGTTCCAAATAGCTGGGTGATGGGTGAAGCTTGCAAGCCAATTCAGACTTGTCACAACCTTTAACACCGCTTTGTCTACCACGTGTCACAGCTGATGAGTTAAGTTATTCCAATACTACTACTGCGTTCAAACTTTTACTTATGCCTCAGTCTCCACTTTCATGTACtcctaattttaaaaaacaagacaactattcatttttatcacaACTGAGATGCTTCATCacaaacagtaatttataattaatatgttaattaaatgaaattactttttacttttaataaattatagaaagttAAATGAGTTGATTGAGTGCCAGGCAATGAAGATGAGATGAAActttttggagtaaatttgaCCACTTGAAAGTATCTATTCCTCTTAGTGTCGGActcttgaattaattttagtatcgGATTAAGAACTTCTTATTGGGTCATTAAGATCATTAAAGATGTCCATAACTGAAACTCAATCTATAATACTTCAGATAGTTCGAGTGGGCATgacgtataattttatatgatttaataGCTCTGATATTTACGTCTCTTCGGACTGTGTATGCTTTTCATACTACTACTTTTCGATCAATGTCAGTTGTCAATCTCTCTATTTTTgtcaacactttttttgtaagtttGTAGTCAACGAGCAAATTATTCtctattacaattttaaataaataataacattactTGAGTTTTTAGTCTATTTCAAAAGAGTCGACACTAAGGGAGCGTCATTGTCATGAAActtaatgatatatttatttattggtgcTAGATGTAAACTAATTGGTTAAATTAAAtcgactaattattaatttatggtacattatttaatcgataacttttttatttcaaacactaaactttattaatacacgatactattttattagaaaataattaaagatctGCGACAAAGACATGACGTGATGGTATCTTATGCGcgtgtctatttttttttgtgtcctACAGAAAGGATGCGCAGGTTTAAATAATTGCGCGCGCTTGTTTTGATCCTCTTgctataaaatttgtttgcatttccttttttatttaaatatttaaacaattaacttaattttagatttataaaaatttaattttagctgtcaaatttattaatatcatgaTACATTGCATTGTGGACGGAGCATAAAGCatgattgatttaaaaaaaatttttttcataaaacaattttgatCTTGAccaaatacaaataaaatttttgtattttttacaaaacaaataataatattaaatatatagcataattattactattatatgtatatatatttatgtattatatatttatctcatatttaaatttgatataattgATTGTAACATCCtcgtaatattaataaattaaaattaatacttaatattataatagtaatttaattattagttaaaatgCACCAGTTTAGTCACAGGTTTCGTTTacttataaactattattgtgcgttaaataataaacatattgctgattaattattaaaaatagtattacataaatatcaataatgtaaataaaattcgttgTATCACGAATAAAGTGCTAAAATTATCTTgctaataaaactaataataaaaaataattgaatcaaGTGCGGATCggaatgataataaaaaaaaaaccttgacAGTTATTATATTAGTCAGGGTAGAGagctatttataaaaaaaattataaattatccaaGTCCATGGTCTTCAAAAAATCCTTGGGGTGTTTCCTCCTAAAACATAAATACCAAAATGAttaatgttataaatataattaataataaaataatgtttattatattaaatgtaaaatttacggTCAATATGAATAGGGATCAATTAATTTGATGCTgcatacattttaattttgttaatgatacattttacgaaactatatatgatttataaacATATAGACGTACCTACTCGGTAAATAATATCTTCTCGAAGCAACTTCAAATGGCGAACTGAACCCTTTTCATATGACTAAACAATTATTtgtgcaattaaaataaatattaataacaaataaatataacgatCATACAtggaacaaaaataataatttataaagtgcattaacaaatttttttttcttctttgtaAGCTTTCGGTGATCTATAAGCTAAagattgtataaatttttaaaatactcatttttttgttgcaggtatcgaaattttaaatctattatgttattaaataatagaatacattaatgtaaataaattcctaatcataatttatctttttaattttgtttgatacacatacaatttttattgccACCAAATTTTCTACCCTACACtacaaataaacaataataataattataattaattattaattaaatattttttgaacataaataacaaataaaactattatctacattttttttgctaatggtaaaatatattacttttggtttaatatattaaattatatgtatattattatttttttttatagaagcacatggaaaatttagtataaaaatatttggaatcTCGTGATAAATTGGATCGCGAGTAGTATATCGCGTCAGTAATTCCAAAAAGACTTAGATtattatacgcccttttggatTTAGTCACTAAGTTTAAAACCAAATGTgcgtagaattttttttaactgctaATCATATtgtaaacttattttaaagctgaaaatttttttttcaatttttacagatacagaaaaaaaaagatttcttgtcACAAATAATGTATACTcgtctcaagaaaatttttacttgccccaaaaaatttttttgcattatttattgaaaacaaaaattttttgaagtaataaaaaaattcttgggctaagaaattttttgtcttcaaGTCGTagtgcaaaatatttcttgtgcCAAGATGTCCTTTTTTTcgtctatgaaaaaaaatctacaaaacGACtagcaatgaaaaaaaaattatacgccCCTTTAGCTTTAGAGAGTTTCTTaacgtataaaaaatataagtgtttttggaattagtaaccGATATAATATTGGCAAGTATTTTAATGGatgtttattgtattattaaaattttcatttaaaactaTGCACAAGGCGAGATGGGCGGTGGCATCGTCGGTAGGCGTAAGATTGGCTGAGAAGTTGATGATCTCGATGGTGTTCGATGAGGAGGAAGACACTACATCGGAGCTTTTACAAAAGCCCTATTTCCCGTAGAGCACCTTCGACAGCTTCATCCTTCcacaaacaaaataaatactaactAGTTTTTTCTACGTGCTCGTTCCTTTTTTCTTTaactctataattttttataaaaatcagttgTTAAACACAATTAATCCACACATTTAACGCGACAATGTTGAAGCCTTCATACAGATGCAATTCACTTTTCATAACTTAAGTATCCATAAagcttattaatatttaaataaaaataataataacaataacttaatttaaatttctatctattaaacaaaatcaacttttttaagTGGACacattttataacatttaatttttttttttatcatttaaattatattacattgtgtagtttttatgattttaaatgttttgtaacgaaaaaaaaaattatttattgaacacTGTAAAACATACATTTACATGATTaacatttttgttaaatagaGCAGCATTATTTAgtcattttttgtatttatatttgtgtttaaattgtagtcaatttaaatttgtacaTTTATATGACAAATTTTACCTTTTGTATATcaactattttaaaacaaaaagtatctatatatataaatttattatatgtaaaaattatctttatgagattcataaatttcattaaaaataaaatattttttgttgttttaaaaaaacccgACTAGAAGGATTTAAATAATCCATCATTTGTCTCTtggcaaattaaaaatttatcagtaaatcAAACATACACTAATAAATAATCTCTTgtaagattaattaaaaaacttatttacattgattttttatttgaatatacgggaatttatattcttttaaaaacATACTTGTAATtcaaacataatttaaaaaatatagatgaTAATCTAAgtacaagtaattaattaatacaatttggttgtaaatcatttttaaatgatctagaatttaaaaaattttcatcttgGCATTTGATCAAAGGTTTAATTAGTCAAGATAAAAACTATCTTTCTCTTTGTTAGACacattatgtatttatatttctcagtagaaatatttttttatctttaaaaaaaaattaaattttaaattcataaagtGTAATCTCGTATgactaagaaaaatttctacagtgaataatttttttaccttttaaaaattcaatgtaatttattatgcgttaaaaatatatttattcacaagAGATTGTTTATCTACGTTAAActattaattcataattaagtaattataaatataattatattctataaatacgtaaaaaaaaaaaacaatgtatgGCGCTGGGGCAATAAAACCATTGTACTGCGTAATAacaagctcataaaaatatttcaatttaaactatttcaatctcgagatattttttcatcaatataaatacgtactattaaataaaaaaattgtttgtttaatataaatatctatataaaacaaaattatgtatatatatatattaaatcctctatataaaactatatacttataatgaattttctataaacttatttaatgattaaattttttttgtttaaagaaaaaaatgctgCTCTATTGGATACACtttcagtaataataataataataagataattttaacgaaaaatacAAGCCTGCTTACATTGACACAACAATAAACACATAAGCTcactttcattattttctttagcaTTTctcattcatttaatatttaaatatatatttgtagtaatcatatttttaataatgataataataataattaaagtaaagagTTGTATTTTGGCAAGCTTCTACGTTGAGATTCTACATAAAACATTGATCACAGCAGTGCATGCACACACATAATTCATGCATTCGACAAGAGACGACAtaaatgacaaatttaaataaaaagatacaCAGCAACAATACAAATATGTTCAAgtgttgattaaattaatagtcATATAGGATAGAGGTACCATTTTTGACCAGTTTTgaacacttgaaaaattttaataatataatttgtgaAAGGCGCgatgacataattaatttttaaaatgtgtacAAAGTTATTGTTATCACACTGttacaatagaaattttattttatatatttttgttaattaaaataaagtattaagtGCCCAGAAAAggagcagtggccacaaatggtacttctactctatagttattaatattagatggttgcatttttttagtatgtATACTAAATCGACATTCTCAGTAGAAAATCTAATGCTTTATTTTGGGAAAAtgactttttgaaattttctgttTGCAAATGTGATATAAAATGTCTGAGCTTTTATTAAAACGTAcgcgttttttttaaaatttgttgtaaaaatgTGAAGGCATTGATCCTTCGacaactaaagaaaaaatattttttttgtttatcgcattaattaaatatattttttttaaacaaaaatatttaaatatgaattttttctagattaaaaaaattgtgactgttttttgtttctttgaaatttaaaaaaacgaaagaTTTTCTACTGAGGAACGGCAAGATACttctttgtatatttatatttataactaatatatatgacctctttaaattaaaataaaataataattgactgtgatttaataaaataaaattattatgctcgaaaataatactaaattaaaaataaatgtgttaATTTATAACACATTAAATTGTactgttttataaaattaaataaaatgaaagacTAAGTTACAAAAGTTAAATTGTTGAACCTATCAGCCTATTATGCTTTTTCGCTAATGGAGTAATTGTtatataagtattaattactagtattgtcaatattattataattattagtgtAATATCAGTCAACAAAGTTATTTATTCCTGTTGACTGGTATTGAGATTACGAAATTCGTAATGCAGTTCTATTATTGTGTTGTAAAATAAATCTCATGTTAGACAGAATTACAATTCTAAAGGTACATTGCCATAACTAACCTCCTGCAGTAAATCCTGCGCTGCGATAGcctttaatacattttttttactggtcTCCTGTATTTCGCCCCCGACAAGCAGCTCATCTAGGATGAAGTAggctttttcaaaattgaaaataatatctaACTCACATACCTAtaacattatatttatatattcttattagtaatagtaattaatatttttaaaattattttaaatatttgaaattatgatcctgaagttatcagacaattaacaattttcggattttttttatcaacaaactaattaaaaaaataaaaatatgcacatgtagaaaatttaaaaaattaccagtgaaatttttgaaaatatttttttttttaaatttatcgtttttaaaaaatttcaaaaaattattagacgtcggctaactccagtatcatttatattatgacttatgatcctgaagttagtagacaatttaacatttttggatttttttttaacacatcaattacaaaaaaaaaaaaaaagaactaaaattatgctcatgtagaaaatttaacaattgacaagtgcaagttttttaaatattttttttttataatttataattttttaaaaattccaaaaattattaaacgtcagctaacttcagtatcatttagatttttacttacacttccaaaatatttatccAATAATTCAACATATCGATGTATAATTTctaatgttaataattcattGTCGTTTTGTTCAATAGCACAACAAAAGTATAAACTGGCGtatctgtaattaaaatagcatattaataaatcaataaattaaaaataataataaataaataccttttATAAACAACTTTGACGTCTTTCCACTCAAGAAAACTAGACATTTTAGGTTTTCTTGCAAGAATTGTCGTGATCAATTCtcgtgttatttttttcttaagtttaTCTGGATGTGCTACATACCATTTTTGTAATCGTAATTTACCTTGACGGCtgaataataacataaattgcatctaaaagtataaaaaatacacatattattatatttaaaataaatatagattaattaattattttataattcattaattactaaattaattacttaccatgctgactaaaaattattatttaacactaAAATGAACACTAATAACAGCAAAGAAAACCTACAATGCCAGGTTGCATTCTCAAAAAACGACTGATGTTTTCTCAAACGTCACAAGGCTGactcattataaattataaagcgataatttaaaaatacggttgcaataaaattttatggacAGAAATTACTAGGATTGGTCAGTCATGAACTGATGGATTGATGTAATTggttgttaataaataatgtcataaatatttaaaggtaCTTTTCCACGATGGAAAATGAATGACGTTTACGAGACTGTGTGGAGAGATCCTTTAAAAGGTGTGGGTGGTTCTAAAAAGCCCGGGAAGTAGTGACATCTActgatgaaatttaaaatagaccTGTTGGTAAGCGAATAGTAAATGGTGACATCACACTCTATCATCAGCAGCCATATTGTCTTGATACTGTTGTGATTATAAGAACAACTCTTGAACCCGTCttgtgttatattttttttttatccctgCGTCTTTACTGTTATAACCTACCAcatatcattttatattttttttttgtttttgtataaatCTACCTCACTTATATACTGTCtctgtttaattaaaaatttatatacatatatatctatatataacgTTTATCATTTTGTCATACTAATTTGCTCCAATTGTgaggttatattttttttttttatcaataatattatttcaaattcaaagacgtagtta comes from Microplitis demolitor isolate Queensland-Clemson2020A chromosome 8, iyMicDemo2.1a, whole genome shotgun sequence and encodes:
- the LOC103573247 gene encoding AP-1 complex subunit sigma-2 isoform X1; this translates as MMQFMLLFSRQGKLRLQKWYVAHPDKLKKKITRELITTILARKPKMSSFLEWKDVKVVYKRYASLYFCCAIEQNDNELLTLEIIHRYVELLDKYFGSVCELDIIFNFEKAYFILDELLVGGEIQETSKKNVLKAIAAQDLLQEEETPQGFFEDHGLG
- the LOC103573247 gene encoding AP-1 complex subunit sigma-2 isoform X2 encodes the protein MMQFMLLFSRQGKLRLQKWYVAHPDKLKKKITRELITTILARKPKMSSFLEWKDVKVVYKRYASLYFCCAIEQNDNELLTLEIIHRYVELLDKYFGSVCELDIIFNFEKAYFILDELLVGGEIQETSKKNVLKAIAAQDLLQEDEAVEGALREIGLL
- the LOC103573247 gene encoding AP-1 complex subunit sigma-2 isoform X3, giving the protein MMQFMLLFSRQGKLRLQKWYVAHPDKLKKKITRELITTILARKPKMSSFLEWKDVKVVYKRYASLYFCCAIEQNDNELLTLEIIHRYVELLDKYFGSVCELDIIFNFEKAYFILDELLVGGEIQETSKKNVLKAIAAQDLLQES